Genomic DNA from Triticum dicoccoides isolate Atlit2015 ecotype Zavitan chromosome 4B, WEW_v2.0, whole genome shotgun sequence:
ACAAAATATAAATGGCAGATAATTCTGCATAGCACACTACAAATGCGAAGTGTGTGGCAGATTAAGATCAATTCATGCTTGTACTGTGATAGATTACCCAACAAAGAACTTACATACTAGTTGGTTTTATCCTGCAAACCATAGTTTCATCACGACAGAAACAATCTTCAGTTTTGGCGAAGGACAGTCAGGAAAAGTATCTCAAGCTTTCAAGGATAAACTTCTGCGAAAAAAAGCTTTGGTAGAAGTAGAACTAACTCAAAGCAGTTCCAACTTTGAAGCTTGGATAAGCATCAATTAAACTCACGTTTCCGTAATGCACCAGGTTAAACTGACAGTAAAAAAATGTGCATAGCTTGTATTAGGAAATGCAGATCTGATAAAGCAATCCACACTTACCATCCAATCTTCCACATTGGGAAGAAAAGAAGTGGCAAGTGATTTGCTAAGATGTCCATAACAAGAGAACAACTCGTGGGTTTTGCAAGTAACGTTATTGAAGTTCTAAGTAAGGGTTTAATACTTTCCAACATGAATTGGCATGTGCTCCAGCTGTATCTAACATTAGTCCATAGACTGATAGTCTGAAATACAGTAAAGCTGAACTAAAAAATTGCGCGCCTTCCTCGGGATCCTTCCCCAGAAATGAAAAGGGTTCATTTGTGAACTCTGGCTCAAACAATTCACCACTAAGTGCCCTCACGTCGCGTGCTACAAAGACCAGAGGAACATCAACACTAAGCCGTGTGCATGCCGAGACGCGGCGCAGTGGACCAGGGAGACGCATGATTGCCTCCTGGAAGCCAAGAGTCAAAGACAATGACGCAATGGACCCCCCATTGATCCTAGAGCGATTGTGAATAAGACTTGAGAGATACGACTTatggaggagggagggaggaggacttACCGATCTTGCGGACGTTGGTGTTGGTGAAGAGGTACATGAGGAGGTGGACGGTGCGGAGGCTGAAGCTCTGGCTGCTGAACCCAGAGAGCGCGGACTGCAGCTCCTTGTCGTCGATCATCCCGCTGCCGTCGCGGTCCGCGGCCTGGAAGCACGCCACCACGTTCGGGTCCGTCCCCGGCGGGAACGTCGACGGCACCAGCGCCGCGAACGGGCTCCCGTACCCACCGGCGCCGCCTCCTGCGTAGGGCTGCGCGGCGGGTGGCCCCCCGTAGGGCGCAGCGGACGAAGGCGGCTGGGCGCCGTAGGGCTGCTGCCcgtagccgcctccgcctccaccgcccccGCCGTAAGGCTGCTGCGGGGGTGGAGCGCCGTGGTATGGGTCGGAGCCGGAGGAGTAGGAGGTCTTGCCTTCCTTTGGAGGCTTCTGGCCGTAGGACGGCGGGGCTCCGTAGCCGCCGTAAGGCTGCTGCGGGGGCGGAGCACCGTGGTAGGGGTCGGGGCCGGAGGAGGAAGAGGTCTTGCCTTCTTTGGGGGGCTTCTGGCCGGAGGGCGGTGGGGCTCCGTAGCCGCCAGCGGCGCCGTAGGGGTAGCCGGAGCCGGGGGGTGGGGGGTAGCCTGCCATGGGGTTAAACTTGGGGAATTGGAGTTGTGTGCTCGATCACGGGGACGGGGATGGAATGGAACAGGTGGGAAGGGGGCGAAGCAGAACGTGGTTTGGTTTGGCGACGCGGACACCACGCGGAGGGAACGGGAGCAGATCGAAAGCAGAGAGGGCTTTCCGTCAACGCGGACGGCCATGACGACGCGACGGCACGGCAACCGTGTTGACTAACGGGTAAATTAAATTTCATAAAAATAATCCAGTAAATTTCATATTTGGTAAATCAACTTGCTACCGCTCGTAACATAAAAGTCCCGGGACTTAAAAATGCTCCAATACGGCTCCCAAAGGCAACGATGCAGGGCGAATTGGTTGAAGTTTGGAGATAGAAACACTAATTATTTCAACAATTTTGCCTCGGCTCGGAAGAAGAGGAACTACATCCGGATATTAATGGATGAGAACGGTGGTTGGCAGGAGGATAATGAGGCGATGAAAAACCTCATAGAGCATTACTTTCAGAACTTATTCATTTCAGAGGTTGATGTTTTGAATATGGATGTAGTTAATAGAGTGACACCGCGTGTTACTCCCTATATGAATGGAGCTCTTTTGGCGCCTTACACGGAGGAGGTGAAACGCGCCCTGTTCAGCATAGGTGATCTAAAGGCGCCAGGGCCCGATGGCTTACATgcgattttttataaaaaaaattggcATCTTTTGGGAGGCAATCTTGTGAAGGAAGTCTTGGAAGCGGTGAACACCGGAATCATCCCAGAAGGTTGGAACACCACTACTGTTGTCTTGATACCGAAAGTTGATGTTTCAGAGAATGTTTCTCAGTTCAGGCCCATAAGTTTATGCAATGTTGTTTATAAGGTGATATCAAAAATGCTTGCAGCACGCTTAAAGGTATTCCTGCCTGACATCATTAGTGAGACGCAAAGTGCTTTCGTTCCTGGCCGGATCATAACTGATAACGTGATTGTTGCTTATGAATGTCTTcatacgatgaagaagaagaaggggaaagaAGGTACCTATGCAGTAAAACTTGATATGCATAAGGCCTACGATCGGGTAGAATGGGTTTTCTTGAAGGCCATTTTGGGCAGATTGGGTTTTGAAGAGAGATGGATTAATCTCATTATGGCTTCTGTAACATCTGTGGAGTACAAAATTCGGTTCAACTCAAATGAGATTGCTCTGTTTCACCCCACAAGAGGCTTGAGGCAAGGGGATCCTTTGTCCCCCTATCTTTTTCTTTTGTGTGCAGAAGGGCTCTCAAATCTAATAGCTTACGAGGAGGCAGCGGGTAATCTCAAAGGGGTTCAGGTGTGCCGTGATTCCCCTACAATTTCACACTTACTCTTTGCTGACGACTCGTTGATCCTTATGAGAGCAGATATGGAGAATGCCAACACTCTAAAAAGGATCTTGGATGACTACTGTTCAGCCTCTGGACAGATGGTAAGTGTTGCGAAATCATCAATTTATTTCAGCCCCAATACAAATGTGGATAGGAAGGTGGAGGTATGCCAGATACTAAACATTATGACTGAATCTTTGTCTGACAAGTATTTGGGCCTTCCCGTTATGATTGGGGTGGATCGGGTTGATTGCTTTAAGCACTTAATTGAGAGGATCCAGAAGATGATTAATGGGTGGAAGGAGAGAACACTATCTTATGGAGGTAAGGAAGCATTGATCAAAGCGGTAGCCCAAGCCATCCCGACATATGCGATGAGTGTGTTTAAATTTCCAAAGAAAATTTGCAAGGGAATCACTGACGCCATTTCGCATTATTGGTGGGGTGACGGGGAAAACCAACGGAAAATGCATTGGTTTGCTTGGTGGAAAATGTGTATACCTAAAGAGAAAGGAGGAATGGGATTTAGAGATATTCAAAATTTTAACTTGGCGCTCCTAGCTAAGCAATGTTGGAGACTTATTGAGCACCATGAGTCACTTTGTGCAAGGGTACTCCGTGCTAAATACTACCCTACTGGTGAACTACTAAACTGTGGTTTGAAGAAGGGTTCTTCCTTTGTATGGCAGAGTATATGCGCAGGAGTTCAGTCCTTTAAGAAAGGAAGCATTTGGAGGGTGGGAAACGGTCTGAAGATTAACATTTGGGAGGACTGTTGGGTGCCGAACAGCTCCTCCAGGAAAGTGATCACTCCACGCGGTAACATAATGTTGGCCAGGGTTTATGAGCTGATTAACCCTGTATCTGGCGAGTGGGATGAAGGTCTAATTAGAGAAAACTTCTGGCCTATTGACGTTGACCATATACTGCAAATTCCCTTGCACCATGAGGATACAGAAGATTATGTGGCGTGGCACTTGATGGGGACGGAACTGTTTATCGTGCGGTCTGCTTATTATAAACAGTGGGAAGATTCGTATGCTAATTGTGAACCAAGTGCTATCTCGAGTGGATCTATGTCACACCCAATATGGAAGAAGTTGTGGAATCTCAAAGTGCCAAGTAAAGTGAAAATTTTTATATGGCGTTCACTGCACAATGCCATTCCCTGCTTTGGTGTGCTAGCTGATCGGCATATTTCTACTACGGCACAATGCCCGGTATGCAAACTGCATGCTGAGGATGTCGCGCATGCACTATTCGGTTGCTCACGCGCCGAAGGAATCTGGGCGTTACTTGGCCTACAGGAAAAGGTAACTGCGGCCGGACCTCCGGGAAAATCGGGAGCAGAGATGCTTGAGGCACTGTTGTGTGATAAATCGAACCAAATAATCTACACGGACGTGGTGGAAATTCCTGAAATGGTCGCTGTTACTAGCTGGCACATATGGTGGCAAAGAAGGCAGATAGAGAAGGGGGAGAACGTCCAGAATTTAGAGAGATCAACCCAAGCCATACTTGCTACGGCACTGAACTTCGTTCGAGCAGCAACACCAAAGACATCTCCAGCAAAATCTAATAAATGGTTGAGGCCACTGAATGGCCATCTGGTTATGAATATAGATGCTTCCTTCTTGGAAGACCATACTGGCTCATGTGGTGCTGTAATTAGAGATCATTTAGGTTTCTTCATTGCGGCATCCACGACTAAGCTTAATCATGTGCCGGACGTTGTCACATCGGAGGCAGCCGTGCTCTTGGAGGGTCTAAAGTTAGCTCGATCTATTGGTGCTCATATTCTAGTTGCTCGGACAGATAACATCACTTTGGTGGAATCGATGACACACAATTCTGGACAAGCTATGGTGGCAGGACCTATACTGGAGGAGTGTCGCTCTTTGTGTTTAGAGTTcggaaaggtctcttttcagcactgTAATAGAGAAAGTAATAACGTTGCTCATAGGCTAGCTCAAAGGGGTCGTGAGGATCAACCAGTTGTGTGGTTGGATGCCCCTCTAGTTTTATTTCGATGCTACTTGCGGATGATGTAAGCATATGTTAAAGTTAATAAAGCTAGCCTGAAGGCCTTTCCCTCAAAAAAGGCAACGATGCATAACATGCATGCTCTCAGGCGCCGCGGTGCTCCTACGTACCCTCGCAGCGAAGTAGGCGAAGTGCGTTGAAGGGAAGGGAAGGAAAAGAAGCAGCATGCGTAGGTTTTTTGTGAAAACCTAAAACTCCTTGGCGGCAGTTAGAGTTTCGAGCGGAGTTGACGGGCGCACGTCGGATCTTGTCGGCGAGGGTGTCCTTTGATTCCGGTGGAGGATGGCTACATCATCTGGAGGCAAGCAGAAGGAGTCGGGTCCTGACTCACCGCGGTCGGCAAGACCTAGCTGGAAGAGGCGTCGGGAAAACTATGAATCATGGGcgatgtcgtggaatagtcacgacagatgtcctagtgtaaggacttagtcgtgaggccaacgcatccatgtggtagtttgagaggggttgatcagAATCGAAAGAcagaacacaagacaagggtttagacaacttcgggtccgggaaacatcatccggtaacaaccctacatgcgatttgtggctaggtctcattatcatcacaagGGAGTCGCCGTATctccggctctcctagttgtgtctagccttaaagATTATCTTTCCTCttccccctcttggggtgccccgcccctccttatataagttgaaggggtgggttacatataGAGTCAAACTCGGATTAAGACTTAACCTATTCTGACGTCTTACCATGGGATTCTCATCATGGgtttcttaacgtcttgggcttcttaacgtaagTCGGCTTATCAATATCTGCCAGTTTACAATCtgacttacaatctggcttacaaATCTGACTTACGATCTGGCTTACCATCTGACTTATCTTCTGCCTGCTTACCATCTTGCTTAACTGTCCGCCGGCTTACAATCTGACTTAACTGTCCGCCGGCTTATAATCTGACTTAACTGCCCACTGGCTTACAAGCTGACTTAACTGTTCACCGGCTTACAATCTGACTTAACTGTCTGTCGGCTTACAATCCGACTTAATTGTCCGCCGGCTTACAATCTGTCGGGTCATCAATAAAACACccagtcccagccgggtcatacctccggccgggtcacaccgcggggtatatccccgacattagcccccagattAATTTGGATttgtccatgttaaactgatcttgtaaaacaaacacaagaacacttttgacagattatgctccgggttaagaatcttgtaagccggcacctgatcatccttaactccttggtatttccttcttctagaaaatccgtgttaataggccagcttcataatcaatttgctgacattagcttctcacagagaaatattataaagaataattcatttgattcaTCTCCCAATGCTTaataaaatattggtcttgaaataatcATCTGATTTTCAGTCGGCTTGAATATGTAAAACTTGTCGGTTTATCCAAAATTGTTggcttataaatattgatggcaccgggtcataattattgctaatcatcaagcttgaaaatatacctcccttatatgcatatcacgtgTAGCCCCCATGTCTTAAGAAGGGAGCATAGTAaccgcttaagacttgcttcaatataaatgttgcaaccttgaagaaatccaggttgttcatctcagtcactatccaaaactgaatattccacatatgtagcccccaagtgccgggttgtcatgcttgcaacaacctgggacttgtaattgccttaagcttcataaaaaacttcaaccagcttagcccccaagggccaggtcattatgcaataatgagcagggactttgtaaatatgatcatgtatacTTGAGTAGCGACATGTAGCcttcaagggccggctcagtaagataatactgagctaggACTTTTGTATATAatgcattgataataacatcatatgatgtaatctccaccatggggcttgaacccatgtccacaaggttaagagctttgtactctaccaactgagtagtggacctttcaatataatggactaaggcttgtgtaccttgaatttttgacaggagcaattggtagcccccaagtgccgggtcattacaatgggatgagtcgggtcttcaataagttgagaaaaagatgactttgcattagcccccaagtgccatggtgcatgctgacagtgacatgggacttgcatatttgaattAATCTCAacatgaataatgtagcccccaagtgcggggtcgtaagcctgcatcgactcgggactattccctccattgtaaaataaatcatatccattaataaaataatagccattcgcTGAAGTGACATATCAATGAAGTAAGGGGTGATATCCCAAaacttagaagccaatacttccaagtatttaatatcaccatatactggcgacttatcgtccaaagccaggccgggttaacagaaACCAtgggtatgcttcaaatatgagctgtgAGAATTGACGCTACATGGCCTGAATCACTTTAAACCATATGTCAAGATGGTATCAAGATGAaccgaaaaaatgttcaaaaaaaaccaaatGAAAAAtgaggctatgcttcgaatacgagtaGGAAGCCGAACCAAAAGGGTTATTGCatggctatgcttcgaatacgagaaggaagccccaagtggtttgtggccttgagccgatcaagagggtatttatagctttgattcgaatatgatcaggaagccccctagtgaccataaggtttggcattgcgccgatcaagagggtaacgacagctgtgattcaaatatgatcaggaagccccctagtgaacaTAAGGTTTGGCATTACGCTAATCAAGAGGGTAATGACAactatgatttgaatacgatcaggaagccccctagtgaccataaggtttggcattgcaccgatcaagagggtaatgacaactatgattcgaatacgatcaggaagcaccttagtgaccataaggtttggcattgcgccgatcaagagggtaacgacagctatgcttcgaatacgagcaggaagcccccagcTGACCttgaagcagggtacctatgtttgagttgtgctttgcaacagactctctttggtccatttaatttttttctgagaactcgaactttgcgagagataaattcttcttgagccggaattttaaactggatattgagagcttcaaaaccTTGTGAGAGACaaatttcccttgagccggattttaaaccggatatttgagagcttcagtgagagacagatttcccttgagccggattttaaaccggaattcctcattttgagccagaaattttctgacggcctttaaactggcaACATTTACTAAGCAATgtctatgtagcccccaagtcttaagactactcgaggagttggcttgagactctccatgcttGACCATGATATGACCAGTGGATTGCTGGAATATGTTGAATCTCGGTGGGTTATAATTAACCCTGTCCATTGACCCATTCGGTGTAAGCAAGGGCCATAGCTTGATGGTCTCCTTTGTAATGGTGAATTCTGCATAAGAAATTGCACAAACAAGAGTAATTATTCTCGAAGAAAATAAGAATGTATCAATAGAAACTTGacaggatggatttcacctgatatgcttTATCAAGAAGTATCAGCTGTAGGGTTGCAGCAACAATGATAGATGTGGTGGCTTAAAGCGTGACACGGGGAGGCTTAGAAGGATCCTTCGAGTCACGTTGACCATTGATTTTTTAGCACTTTAACCACTTTGACTTTCTTTTCTCTCAACCGGCCTCCTCTTATATTTTTGTCCTCAACCAGCAGAAGCGGCATGGTGCGGGGACGTGGCAACAGAGTGAGCTGGCGCGACGATTTGAGGAAAATAACACGAGGCCGTGGCGACTCACGGCGCGGGGGACTCAGCCGGGCGGCTCAGGCGAAGTAATGGTGAGGCAGCAGGTTTATGATGGTGAGGCGGCTCAAGTCCACGAAAGCAAGGCCATCAACAGTGGTGATGGCGCTTTAAAGCTCCATGAAGCAGCTCTTGGGGCGGCTTGACTCGAGGTACGGCGGCTTGAGGAGCAGGGACCAACTCAATGTGCAGGCGGAGGCCGGCTCATCGCTGGCAGAGGCAGCCTGCTGGCGACTCGCAGCTCGTTGAAaaaaatggagaaacttcacatgaataaatggatacttgattaagaaacctgagtccttgaagaaaaagggtgggagggcgggaaaacaaaggcaacttgaggacggatgaaacgaacaacgttgggaaactgagagatgatcttgcgaatgttgaaatgatcggatccacttgaaaagaagcacaccggttggaaagaattgacatgacaatctcgatgatcaaaaggattagcactcccatagaaatatgagaacaccatttaagaaaggtatggattcaacatttgactcgaagcaac
This window encodes:
- the LOC119295619 gene encoding calcium-binding protein CBP-like, whose translation is MAGYPPPPGSGYPYGAAGGYGAPPPSGQKPPKEGKTSSSSGPDPYHGAPPPQQPYGGYGAPPSYGQKPPKEGKTSYSSGSDPYHGAPPPQQPYGGGGGGGGGYGQQPYGAQPPSSAAPYGGPPAAQPYAGGGAGGYGSPFAALVPSTFPPGTDPNVVACFQAADRDGSGMIDDKELQSALSGFSSQSFSLRTVHLLMYLFTNTNVRKIGPKEFTSVFYSLQNWRGIFERFDRDRSGRIDAPELRDALLDLGYSVSPTVLDLLVSKFDKTGGKNKAVEYDNFIECCLTVKGLTEKFKEKDTAYSGSATFGYEAFMLTVLPFLIA